One genomic region from Haloterrigena gelatinilytica encodes:
- the speB gene encoding agmatinase produces MFPGATDDGEGSHTADDADRDGANFVVVGAPLDVSTTFQPGTRFGPRRIRSFAEPFDDYDHRTDQYFSELGVEDHGDIRAWDNAKEYLEYLEGTLRGVVWDDAVPLLLGGEHTVSLAGVRAVEPEAVVVLDAHLDLYEAYDGNELSHASVTRRILEEPAVEDVFVLGARTGSEAEWERARAPDVTVVPPEDVADWPLADRLDGRDVYLSVDIDAADPAYAPATGTREPFGLESRELRDVVRAVAPQASGFDVVEVNDRDEGQTAALAGKLVREFAFARADGR; encoded by the coding sequence ATGTTTCCCGGGGCGACCGACGACGGCGAGGGGAGCCACACGGCGGACGACGCCGACCGTGACGGCGCGAACTTCGTGGTCGTCGGTGCGCCCCTGGACGTATCGACGACCTTTCAGCCGGGGACCCGATTCGGTCCCCGACGGATCCGATCTTTTGCCGAACCGTTCGACGACTACGACCACCGGACGGACCAGTACTTCTCCGAACTCGGCGTCGAAGACCACGGCGACATCCGCGCGTGGGACAACGCGAAGGAGTACCTCGAGTACCTCGAGGGGACGCTGCGCGGTGTCGTCTGGGACGACGCCGTCCCGCTGCTGCTGGGCGGGGAACACACCGTCTCGCTGGCGGGCGTCCGCGCCGTCGAACCCGAGGCGGTCGTCGTGCTCGACGCCCACCTCGACCTCTACGAGGCCTACGACGGCAACGAACTCTCTCACGCCTCCGTCACGCGACGGATCCTCGAGGAGCCCGCGGTCGAGGACGTGTTCGTCCTCGGGGCCCGCACCGGCAGCGAGGCGGAGTGGGAGCGGGCCCGAGCGCCGGACGTGACGGTCGTCCCGCCCGAAGACGTCGCCGACTGGCCGCTCGCGGACCGACTCGACGGGCGCGACGTCTACCTGAGCGTCGATATCGACGCCGCCGACCCCGCCTACGCGCCGGCGACGGGGACCAGAGAGCCGTTCGGCCTCGAGTCCCGCGAGCTACGCGACGTCGTCCGCGCGGTCGCACCGCAGGCGAGCGGCTTCGACGTCGTCGAGGTCAACGACCGCGACGAGGGACAGACCGCGGCGCTCGCCGGCAAGCTCGTCCGGGAGTTCGCGTTCGCACGCGCCGACGGCCGGTAG
- a CDS encoding pyridoxamine 5'-phosphate oxidase family protein: protein MSTVPEEAERLLESEPVMAHLGTCVEERPHVAPVWYRYVPETEIVEIVTTGRKLANIRKNPRVSLSIQKDEAGQTRWMVSLLGTATVVDDCAETAAARHRINAKYDAEPAAYAENTLVRIEVGSASYRTY, encoded by the coding sequence GTGTCGACCGTCCCCGAAGAAGCCGAACGGTTGCTCGAGAGCGAACCGGTGATGGCCCATCTGGGAACCTGCGTCGAGGAACGACCGCACGTCGCTCCGGTCTGGTACCGGTACGTCCCCGAGACGGAGATCGTCGAGATCGTCACGACGGGGCGTAAACTGGCGAACATCCGGAAAAACCCGCGTGTCTCGCTGTCGATTCAAAAGGACGAGGCCGGCCAGACCCGCTGGATGGTATCGTTGCTCGGCACCGCCACGGTCGTCGACGACTGCGCGGAGACGGCCGCGGCGCGACACCGGATCAACGCGAAGTACGACGCGGAACCCGCGGCCTACGCCGAGAACACCCTCGTCCGGATCGAGGTGGGATCGGCGAGCTATCGGACGTATTGA
- a CDS encoding glycosyltransferase: MDEGDTTRVHRGDGPDGRPDVSFVIPAKNEADYLRGVLASIAGLDTEYAIEVIVVDGDSSDATPAIAREYGATVLDEGGRSIAAARNLGAARADGEWLAFVDADTELRPDYLTELLGYLEANGLAAGSSYCRITGPRRATLMAATINRVFSRLERPILPGFNCVVHRQAFDDVGGFPEVPNEDTAFSRLLGRRYPTGYCPAVLVESSGRRIADCGLTGTLWHYLRLDVGRLRADY, encoded by the coding sequence ATGGACGAGGGTGACACGACCCGGGTGCACCGCGGCGACGGACCCGACGGCCGGCCGGACGTGAGCTTCGTGATCCCGGCGAAAAACGAGGCCGACTACCTCCGCGGCGTGCTCGCGAGCATCGCCGGGCTCGACACGGAGTACGCGATCGAAGTGATCGTCGTCGACGGCGACTCGAGCGACGCGACGCCGGCGATCGCGCGCGAGTACGGCGCGACCGTCCTCGACGAGGGCGGCCGGAGCATCGCGGCGGCCCGCAACCTCGGCGCGGCCCGCGCCGACGGCGAGTGGCTGGCGTTCGTCGACGCCGACACGGAACTGCGGCCCGACTACCTCACCGAACTGCTGGGCTACCTCGAGGCGAACGGGCTGGCGGCCGGCAGTTCCTACTGTCGGATCACCGGGCCGCGCCGGGCGACGCTGATGGCGGCGACGATCAACCGCGTCTTCTCGCGCCTCGAGCGGCCCATCCTCCCGGGGTTCAACTGCGTCGTCCACCGGCAGGCGTTCGACGACGTCGGCGGGTTCCCGGAGGTCCCCAACGAGGACACGGCGTTCAGCCGGCTGCTCGGCCGCCGGTATCCGACGGGCTACTGTCCCGCGGTGTTAGTCGAGAGTTCGGGTCGGCGGATCGCCGACTGCGGACTGACGGGGACGCTCTGGCACTATCTCCGACTCGACGTCGGACGACTCCGAGCCGACTACTGA
- a CDS encoding translation initiation factor IF-5A — MAKQQTEVRDLQEGSYVMIDDTPCKINAYSTAKPGKHGSAKARVEAEGVFDGKKRSLSQPVDAKIWVPIIERKQGQVVSVDGDDMQVMDLETYETITMRVPDDIDVSPDENIEYLEMEEQRKIV; from the coding sequence ATGGCGAAACAGCAGACCGAAGTTCGCGACCTCCAGGAAGGAAGCTACGTGATGATCGACGACACGCCGTGTAAGATCAACGCCTACTCGACGGCCAAGCCGGGCAAACACGGCAGCGCCAAGGCTCGCGTCGAGGCCGAGGGCGTCTTCGACGGCAAGAAGCGATCGCTCTCCCAGCCGGTCGACGCGAAGATCTGGGTCCCGATCATCGAGCGCAAACAGGGGCAGGTCGTCTCCGTCGACGGCGACGACATGCAGGTCATGGACCTCGAAACGTACGAGACGATCACGATGCGCGTCCCCGACGACATCGACGTCTCCCCCGACGAGAACATCGAATACCTCGAGATGGAAGAACAGCGAAAGATCGTCTGA
- a CDS encoding Nif3-like dinuclear metal center hexameric protein translates to MNLSTVVDRLDEELRIADYADLDASANGLQIGPDEAEIERVAVAVDGVRETFDRAIEADADLLVVHHGLSWGGFDRVTGRTYDRIAPLIENDLALYVAHLPLDGHQELGNAAGVADVLDLADRTPFGELGPEYIGQRGTAAEPYAPEELQGRLERELETDGRPVQHLAFGPDEIEDVAIVTGSGVDWLDEAVDAGADALVTGEGKQKAYHEAKEAGIHVFLAGHYATETFGVRSLQELVEEWGLETSYLEVPTGL, encoded by the coding sequence ATGAACCTCTCGACGGTCGTCGACCGACTCGACGAGGAGCTGCGAATCGCCGACTACGCCGACCTCGACGCCAGCGCGAACGGACTGCAGATCGGGCCGGACGAGGCCGAGATCGAGCGCGTCGCCGTCGCCGTCGACGGCGTCCGCGAGACGTTCGATCGCGCGATCGAGGCCGACGCGGACCTGCTGGTCGTCCACCACGGGCTCTCGTGGGGCGGCTTCGACCGCGTGACCGGCCGGACCTACGACCGGATCGCTCCCCTGATCGAGAACGACCTCGCGCTGTACGTCGCCCACCTCCCGCTGGACGGCCACCAGGAACTGGGCAACGCCGCCGGCGTCGCCGACGTGCTCGACCTCGCGGATCGAACGCCATTCGGCGAACTCGGCCCCGAGTACATCGGTCAGCGCGGAACGGCGGCCGAGCCGTACGCGCCCGAAGAGCTACAGGGTCGACTCGAGCGCGAACTCGAGACCGACGGCCGACCCGTCCAGCACCTCGCGTTCGGCCCCGACGAGATCGAGGACGTGGCGATCGTCACCGGCAGCGGGGTCGACTGGCTCGACGAGGCCGTCGACGCCGGCGCCGACGCGCTGGTAACGGGCGAGGGGAAGCAGAAGGCCTACCACGAGGCGAAGGAAGCGGGGATCCACGTCTTCCTCGCGGGTCACTACGCGACGGAGACCTTCGGCGTGCGCTCGCTGCAGGAGTTGGTCGAGGAGTGGGGTCTCGAGACGAGCTATCTCGAGGTCCCGACGGGACTGTGA
- a CDS encoding deoxyhypusine synthase, translating to MSDEHEHGSDDGDSEAAEDGHHEPERETFSHDPVGHAEVRAGMTVGELADQYGNAGVGAANLHEAVDVTESMFDDDVTVFFGLAGAMVPTGMRRIVADLIREGHIDVLVTTGANLTHDAIEAIGGKHHHGEVHAEGKTEREHDETLRDEGVDRIYNVYLPQEFFADFESHLREEVFPVLEEECEEEGAVSIQRLTEELGRANLEVNERDDVDEGPGIAAAAYENDVPIYCPAVQDSVLGLQAWMYSQTGPFTLDALADMTPLTDIAFHAEEAGAFVVGGGVPKNFTLQTMLVSPDAYDYAVQLTMDPKQTGGLSGATLDEARSWGKLEKDAENVSVYADATITFPLVVAAALERLEN from the coding sequence ATGAGCGACGAGCACGAGCACGGGAGCGACGACGGCGACAGCGAGGCGGCGGAGGACGGCCACCACGAGCCCGAACGCGAGACGTTCTCGCACGATCCGGTCGGCCACGCCGAGGTCCGGGCGGGGATGACCGTCGGCGAACTCGCCGACCAGTACGGGAACGCCGGCGTCGGCGCGGCGAACCTCCACGAGGCCGTCGACGTGACCGAGTCGATGTTCGACGACGACGTGACCGTCTTCTTCGGCCTCGCGGGCGCGATGGTCCCCACGGGGATGCGACGCATCGTCGCCGACCTCATCCGCGAGGGCCACATCGACGTCCTCGTGACGACCGGCGCGAACCTCACCCACGACGCCATCGAGGCCATCGGCGGGAAACACCACCACGGCGAGGTCCACGCCGAAGGGAAGACCGAGCGCGAACACGACGAGACGCTGCGCGACGAGGGCGTCGACCGCATCTACAACGTCTATCTCCCCCAGGAGTTCTTCGCCGACTTCGAGAGCCACCTCCGCGAGGAGGTCTTCCCGGTCCTCGAGGAAGAGTGCGAAGAGGAGGGCGCGGTCTCCATTCAGCGGCTCACCGAGGAGCTGGGACGGGCGAACCTCGAGGTCAACGAGCGCGACGACGTCGACGAAGGGCCCGGCATCGCCGCCGCGGCCTACGAGAACGACGTGCCGATCTACTGCCCCGCGGTCCAGGACTCCGTGCTCGGGCTCCAGGCCTGGATGTACTCCCAGACGGGCCCGTTCACGCTCGACGCGCTGGCGGACATGACGCCGCTGACGGACATCGCCTTCCACGCCGAGGAGGCCGGCGCCTTCGTCGTCGGCGGCGGCGTCCCGAAGAACTTCACCCTCCAGACGATGCTCGTTTCCCCCGACGCCTACGACTACGCCGTCCAGTTGACCATGGACCCCAAGCAGACCGGCGGCCTCTCCGGTGCGACGCTCGACGAAGCCCGCTCGTGGGGGAAACTCGAGAAGGACGCCGAGAACGTCTCGGTCTACGCCGACGCGACGATCACCTTCCCGCTGGTGGTCGCCGCGGCTCTCGAGCGACTCGAGAACTAG
- a CDS encoding cbb3-type cytochrome c oxidase subunit I — protein sequence MSDLPPRTTVKRWLVTTNHKDIGVLYLATALFFLLLGGVLALLFRLHLWVPGGTGLLENNEFNQAVTNHGLLMVFWFLSPFAAGFANYFVPLQIGAKDLAFPRLNALSYWFYLFSGILLAVAFFQEQAFAGGWYMYAPLNVPMYHPAMQATTGGNATILGLILFVMSITLGSVNFLTTIHRSRAEGLGLWNMPLFTWSWLLTIWMMLFAFAALLAALLLLASDRLLLTQYFATDEGSSLLWAHLFWFFGHPEVYIVFFPALGIMFETFQTFTGRRLVGRKWVIIAMVLVAVQSFLVWAHHMFLTTINLEIKTLFMATTIGISLPFDLMIFSLIYTMVKGRVRFTTPFLFSLGALVLFILGGITGVFLGAVVLDYEFRGTYWVVAHFHYVMVSGVTALVGGLYYWWPKITGKMYSETLGKLNFAVYFVGFNLLYFPMFLAWETPRRVFHYGEAIHIYHQAATVGAFVFGASFLITFFTLGKSLLSGPDAPDNPWEYSRTAEWATTSPPPLDNWDGRPSYASGRLEFVDDTAATTDGGVTAEVESQAEHADHASIWPVGIGFGTFVFFLGLTGLTPYTVEFARGTGEVSQEIVGTSAEQTIIYPVLILLGVGILGYTLFEYGREEFNAPEMAIASRWPFEGVGTTKLGVWFFLASDVVVFGAAIGSYVFARLHAGWGSWGTVPPSATVGLFNTYVLLTSSFTVILALVFAERGNKRGLLGMMGATLVLGLTFLGVKGWEWSQEFAHGIYWFTDLHYSTYFVTTGLHALHVILGMLIAAFMLYRTTTVDAYLEDHRPVEFFGLYWHFVDIVWVILFPLFYLM from the coding sequence ATGAGCGACCTCCCGCCGCGAACGACCGTCAAACGGTGGCTGGTCACGACCAACCACAAGGATATCGGCGTCCTCTATCTGGCGACGGCGCTGTTTTTCCTCCTGCTCGGCGGCGTCCTCGCGCTCCTGTTCCGTCTCCACCTGTGGGTGCCCGGCGGGACGGGGCTGCTCGAGAACAACGAGTTCAACCAGGCGGTTACCAACCACGGACTGTTGATGGTCTTCTGGTTCCTCTCGCCGTTCGCCGCCGGCTTCGCGAACTACTTCGTCCCGCTGCAGATCGGCGCGAAGGACCTGGCGTTCCCGCGACTAAACGCGCTGAGTTACTGGTTCTATCTGTTCTCGGGAATTCTCCTCGCCGTCGCGTTCTTCCAGGAACAGGCGTTCGCCGGCGGCTGGTACATGTACGCGCCGCTGAACGTGCCGATGTACCACCCCGCGATGCAGGCGACGACGGGCGGGAACGCGACGATCCTCGGACTCATTCTGTTCGTCATGTCGATCACGCTCGGCTCAGTGAACTTCCTCACAACGATCCACCGCTCGCGGGCGGAGGGGCTGGGGCTGTGGAACATGCCGCTGTTCACCTGGTCGTGGCTGCTGACGATCTGGATGATGCTGTTCGCGTTCGCGGCGCTGCTGGCCGCGCTCCTGTTGCTCGCGAGCGATCGACTCCTCCTGACCCAGTACTTCGCGACCGACGAGGGCTCGAGTCTGCTGTGGGCGCACCTGTTCTGGTTCTTCGGGCACCCGGAGGTGTACATCGTCTTCTTCCCCGCCCTGGGGATCATGTTCGAGACGTTCCAGACCTTTACGGGGCGGCGGCTGGTCGGCCGCAAGTGGGTCATCATCGCGATGGTCCTCGTCGCGGTCCAGTCGTTCCTCGTCTGGGCCCATCACATGTTCCTGACGACGATCAACCTCGAGATCAAGACGCTGTTCATGGCGACGACCATCGGGATCTCGCTGCCGTTCGACCTGATGATCTTCTCGCTGATCTACACGATGGTGAAGGGCCGGGTTCGGTTCACCACCCCCTTCTTGTTCAGTCTCGGGGCGCTCGTCCTCTTTATCCTCGGCGGCATCACGGGGGTCTTCCTCGGCGCCGTCGTGCTGGACTACGAGTTCCGCGGCACTTACTGGGTCGTCGCGCACTTCCACTACGTGATGGTCTCGGGGGTGACCGCTCTGGTCGGCGGCCTCTACTACTGGTGGCCGAAGATAACCGGAAAGATGTACTCCGAGACCCTCGGAAAGCTCAACTTCGCGGTCTACTTCGTCGGGTTCAACCTGCTGTACTTCCCGATGTTCCTCGCCTGGGAGACGCCCCGGCGCGTCTTCCACTACGGCGAGGCGATCCACATCTATCACCAGGCGGCGACCGTCGGCGCGTTCGTCTTCGGCGCGTCGTTCCTGATCACGTTCTTCACGCTCGGGAAGAGCCTGCTCTCGGGTCCCGACGCACCCGATAACCCCTGGGAGTACTCCCGGACCGCCGAGTGGGCGACAACGTCGCCCCCGCCGCTGGATAACTGGGACGGGCGGCCGAGCTACGCCAGCGGTCGCCTCGAGTTCGTCGACGATACCGCGGCGACGACCGACGGCGGCGTGACGGCCGAGGTGGAGAGCCAGGCTGAACACGCCGATCACGCCAGCATCTGGCCGGTGGGGATCGGCTTCGGGACCTTCGTGTTCTTCCTCGGACTGACCGGGCTGACGCCGTACACGGTCGAATTCGCACGGGGGACCGGCGAGGTCAGTCAGGAAATCGTCGGAACGAGCGCCGAGCAGACCATCATCTACCCGGTCCTGATACTCCTCGGCGTCGGCATCCTCGGCTACACGCTCTTCGAGTACGGCCGCGAGGAGTTCAACGCGCCGGAGATGGCGATCGCCAGCCGTTGGCCGTTCGAAGGGGTCGGCACCACGAAACTCGGCGTCTGGTTCTTCCTGGCCTCCGACGTCGTGGTCTTCGGCGCCGCCATCGGCAGCTACGTCTTCGCGCGGCTCCACGCCGGCTGGGGGTCCTGGGGAACCGTCCCGCCGTCGGCGACGGTCGGCCTCTTCAACACGTACGTCCTGTTGACCTCGAGTTTCACCGTGATCCTGGCGCTCGTGTTCGCCGAGCGCGGGAACAAGCGGGGGCTACTCGGCATGATGGGGGCGACGCTGGTGCTCGGGCTGACGTTCCTCGGGGTCAAGGGCTGGGAGTGGAGCCAGGAGTTCGCCCACGGCATCTACTGGTTCACCGACCTCCACTACTCGACGTACTTCGTCACGACCGGGCTGCACGCGCTCCACGTCATCCTCGGGATGCTGATCGCCGCGTTCATGCTCTATCGGACCACCACGGTCGACGCCTATCTGGAAGACCACCGACCGGTGGAGTTCTTCGGGCTCTACTGGCACTTCGTCGACATCGTCTGGGTGATCCTCTTCCCGCTGTTCTACCTGATGTAG
- the gvpA gene encoding gas vesicle protein GvpA, whose protein sequence is MASPQRRPDSSSLAEVLDRILDKGVVIDVWARVSVVGIELLTIEARVVVASVDTFLHYAEEIAKIEQATAEGDLEELEELEVEPRPESSPKSAAQ, encoded by the coding sequence ATGGCATCACCACAACGACGACCCGACTCCTCGAGTCTCGCGGAGGTACTGGATCGCATCCTCGACAAGGGCGTCGTCATCGACGTCTGGGCGCGCGTCTCGGTCGTCGGGATCGAACTCCTGACGATCGAGGCCCGCGTCGTCGTCGCGAGCGTCGACACCTTCCTGCACTACGCGGAGGAGATCGCCAAAATCGAGCAGGCGACGGCCGAGGGCGACCTCGAGGAACTGGAGGAACTCGAGGTCGAACCGCGGCCGGAGTCCTCGCCCAAGTCGGCGGCTCAGTAA
- a CDS encoding twin-arginine translocation signal domain-containing protein, with amino-acid sequence MTGNDTRPFERLAGDESRRSFLKKSAIATVGLSAAASGVASAQDGPGDGAIGEGPWKALIFQNNLYPEARFTFVSGVVEWNPSYGGIDDSWFTDYNTRMIRWLNTGEHVQLFVADDAEVGQYDENLGFVVDDEEREQPQVYEVSPEWSLFEDDPKLATINFGPAEEETEDQLLEADGWWADEQDAVVTDRGEGNATSGGNTTTSG; translated from the coding sequence ATGACTGGAAACGACACACGTCCGTTCGAGAGACTCGCTGGCGACGAATCGCGCCGATCGTTCCTCAAGAAAAGCGCCATCGCGACCGTCGGTCTGAGCGCCGCGGCGTCGGGCGTCGCGAGCGCACAGGACGGCCCCGGAGACGGCGCTATCGGCGAGGGACCGTGGAAAGCGTTGATCTTCCAGAACAACCTGTACCCGGAGGCGCGGTTCACGTTCGTCTCGGGCGTCGTCGAGTGGAACCCCAGCTACGGGGGGATCGACGACAGCTGGTTCACGGACTACAACACGCGCATGATCCGGTGGCTCAACACCGGCGAGCACGTCCAGTTGTTCGTCGCCGACGACGCCGAGGTCGGGCAGTACGACGAGAACCTCGGATTCGTCGTGGACGACGAAGAACGGGAGCAGCCGCAGGTGTACGAGGTGAGTCCGGAGTGGTCGCTGTTCGAGGACGATCCGAAACTGGCCACGATCAACTTCGGCCCCGCCGAGGAGGAAACCGAAGATCAGCTTCTCGAGGCGGACGGCTGGTGGGCGGACGAGCAAGACGCGGTCGTCACCGACAGGGGCGAGGGTAACGCGACGTCCGGCGGTAACACTACGACGAGCGGCTAA
- a CDS encoding NAD(P)/FAD-dependent oxidoreductase, producing MNDPLEYEVAVIGGGPAGLTTAIYTTRLGHRTAVFEKEGGRHAAVSHVHNLLGVSENVSGERLATHAVDQLEHYGGDFFPDAVESVARLDSGDGDDSTDVAVADDGGPRFRLESSHATVDARRVVFATGFRDRSPDVPGLERFTGRGLHYCLHCDAYTLGDGHVFVLGHTESAAHVAMTMLNFTADVDLLLDDREPEWDEETDAQLRAHPVDVIDTAVVSAYGDETVPDDEPPWLGGLELADGTERDYLGGFAMYGSTYNADLAADLGCDLREDGAIAVDENRETSVDGVYAVGDVTHGQNQTTIAIGDGAYAGLAIHKDLRPFPKSVDELEALEGDGGDRGVEERLADAVPGSAADLRAQMRRVRDLETHPGLRGPSPGRE from the coding sequence ATGAACGATCCCCTCGAGTACGAGGTCGCCGTCATCGGCGGCGGTCCCGCCGGGTTGACGACGGCGATCTACACCACGCGACTGGGCCACCGCACGGCCGTCTTCGAGAAGGAGGGCGGCCGCCACGCGGCGGTCTCCCACGTCCACAACCTGCTGGGCGTCTCCGAGAACGTCTCCGGCGAGCGGCTGGCGACCCACGCCGTCGACCAGCTCGAGCACTACGGCGGGGACTTCTTTCCGGACGCGGTCGAGTCCGTCGCCCGGTTGGATTCCGGCGACGGCGACGACAGTACGGACGTCGCTGTCGCTGACGACGGCGGACCGCGCTTTCGGCTCGAGTCCTCCCACGCGACCGTCGACGCCCGGCGGGTCGTCTTCGCGACCGGTTTCCGCGATCGGAGTCCGGACGTCCCGGGACTCGAGCGCTTCACGGGCCGGGGGTTGCACTATTGTCTGCACTGCGACGCGTACACACTGGGCGACGGCCACGTGTTCGTCCTCGGACACACGGAGAGCGCGGCCCACGTCGCGATGACGATGCTCAACTTCACCGCCGACGTGGACCTCCTCCTCGACGACCGCGAGCCCGAGTGGGACGAGGAGACCGACGCGCAACTCCGAGCCCACCCGGTCGACGTGATCGACACGGCCGTCGTCTCGGCCTACGGCGACGAGACGGTGCCCGACGACGAGCCGCCGTGGCTCGGCGGCCTCGAACTCGCTGATGGGACCGAACGGGACTATCTGGGCGGCTTCGCGATGTACGGCTCCACGTACAACGCCGATCTGGCCGCGGACCTCGGCTGCGATCTGCGCGAGGACGGCGCCATCGCGGTCGACGAGAACCGGGAGACCAGCGTCGACGGCGTCTACGCCGTCGGCGACGTCACCCACGGCCAGAACCAGACCACAATCGCCATCGGCGACGGCGCCTACGCTGGCCTGGCGATCCACAAGGACCTCCGGCCGTTTCCGAAGTCCGTGGACGAACTCGAGGCCCTCGAGGGAGACGGCGGCGACCGAGGGGTCGAGGAACGACTCGCGGACGCGGTGCCGGGCAGCGCGGCGGATCTGCGCGCCCAGATGCGACGCGTTCGCGACCTCGAGACGCATCCGGGGCTGCGCGGACCGTCGCCCGGTCGGGAATGA
- a CDS encoding MBL fold metallo-hydrolase: MSLDHAADLELPTAEPDDADLEQGSIFFVGTATVIVEYAGFTILTDPNFLHSGDHVHLGYGIKSRRRTDPALEIEDLPPIDFVLLSHYHGDHFDRVAEAKLDSDLPIVTTPHAASELAEKGFRETHALETWDEFRIRKGEAELTITSMPGRHGPPVVSKGLPPVMGSMLEFRPADAAASPDDPPLMRLYVSGDTLVYDALEEIPERYPDIDLALLHLGGTRILGVLLTMDAAQGVEAVDLIDADTAIPIHYNDYEVFRSPLSNFKQAIRKAGLEDRVDYLEHGETYSFRPPSNREN; encoded by the coding sequence ATGAGTCTCGACCACGCCGCCGACCTCGAGTTGCCGACCGCGGAGCCCGACGACGCCGACCTCGAGCAAGGGTCGATCTTCTTCGTCGGGACGGCGACCGTCATCGTCGAGTACGCCGGCTTCACGATCCTCACGGACCCGAACTTCCTCCACAGCGGCGACCACGTCCATCTCGGCTACGGCATCAAATCGCGACGGCGGACCGATCCCGCCCTCGAGATCGAGGACCTACCACCGATCGACTTCGTCCTGCTGTCTCACTACCACGGCGATCACTTCGACCGCGTCGCCGAGGCGAAACTCGATTCGGACCTCCCGATCGTCACGACCCCGCACGCGGCGTCCGAACTGGCCGAGAAGGGTTTTCGCGAGACCCACGCCCTCGAGACCTGGGACGAGTTTCGGATCCGCAAGGGCGAGGCCGAACTGACGATCACCTCGATGCCCGGTCGCCACGGCCCGCCGGTCGTCTCGAAGGGACTGCCGCCGGTGATGGGAAGCATGCTCGAGTTCCGGCCCGCCGACGCGGCGGCGAGTCCGGACGATCCGCCGCTGATGCGGCTCTACGTCTCGGGCGATACCCTGGTCTACGACGCCCTCGAGGAGATTCCCGAGCGCTACCCCGACATCGACCTCGCGCTGTTGCATCTGGGCGGGACGCGCATTCTGGGCGTCCTCCTGACGATGGACGCCGCCCAGGGCGTCGAGGCGGTCGATCTGATCGACGCCGACACCGCGATCCCGATCCACTACAACGACTACGAGGTGTTCCGGTCCCCGCTCTCGAACTTCAAGCAGGCGATCCGGAAAGCGGGGCTCGAGGACCGGGTGGACTATCTCGAGCACGGGGAAACCTACTCGTTCCGGCCGCCCTCGAATCGAGAGAACTAG